In Sphingobacteriaceae bacterium, the following proteins share a genomic window:
- a CDS encoding preprotein translocase subunit SecG, producing MFFSIITIIVCVLLVLVILVQNSKGGGIQSQFGAATQIMGVKRGTEFIEKATWGLAIVLILLSVLMSPQGTVVDTTSEEGGSVAKRKAQTAPALPAQQQAPAAQPGAQPGMPVEPGK from the coding sequence ATGTTTTTCTCGATTATAACAATCATAGTTTGTGTATTACTAGTTTTAGTAATCTTAGTTCAAAACTCAAAAGGTGGTGGCATTCAAAGTCAGTTTGGTGCAGCTACACAAATTATGGGTGTTAAAAGAGGTACTGAATTTATTGAAAAAGCAACCTGGGGTTTAGCTATCGTATTAATCCTTTTAAGCGTTTTAATGTCACCACAAGGTACAGTTGTAGATACTACTTCTGAAGAAGGTGGATCAGTTGCAAAAAGAAAAGCTCAAACAGCTCCGGCATTGCCTGCACAACAACAGGCTCCTGCAGCTCAACCAGGTGCACAACCAGGCATGCCTGTTGAACCAGGAAAATAA
- a CDS encoding aspartate kinase — protein MQVFKFGGASVKDAESVKNVSSILKRFAKEPTVVVISAMGKVTNKLEELTNAYVHKSGSTETLLEEVREYHADILKILFPDKKHSIYNDVENVFVELLWILEEEPSFSYNHHYDQIVSQGEILSTRIVSAYLNTDGVKNKWLDARGILQTDNSYREGKIDYDLSSTLVQTQLLPALKTNEMVLTQGFIGGTSENFTTTLGREGSDYTAALLAYFTDARQVVIWKDVPGVLNADPKYFKNTKKIDVLTYHDAIELTYFGASVIHPKTIKPLQNKNIPLYVRSFLKPEEPGTLIKDGEKGNTITSYIFKENQLLLSIQPKDFSFIAEDNLSGIFNLFSKHNVHIHMMQNSAISFSVCTDNDIQKIEPLINDLQQHFKVLYNTDVQLMTIRNYDQETIAKLSENKLILIEQRSRNTHQMVMKEERS, from the coding sequence ATGCAGGTTTTTAAGTTTGGTGGTGCTTCGGTTAAAGATGCAGAATCCGTAAAAAATGTCTCTTCTATTTTAAAACGTTTTGCAAAAGAACCAACGGTTGTAGTGATTTCTGCAATGGGTAAGGTCACTAATAAGTTAGAAGAACTTACAAATGCCTATGTGCATAAATCTGGCTCCACAGAAACACTGCTTGAGGAAGTAAGGGAGTATCATGCGGATATTTTAAAGATTTTATTTCCTGATAAAAAACACAGCATTTACAACGATGTGGAAAATGTATTTGTAGAATTGTTATGGATTCTTGAAGAAGAGCCATCATTTTCCTATAATCATCATTACGATCAGATTGTTTCACAAGGGGAAATATTGTCTACCAGAATTGTCTCAGCTTACTTAAATACGGATGGCGTTAAAAATAAATGGCTCGACGCAAGGGGGATTTTGCAAACGGATAATTCTTACCGGGAGGGGAAAATAGATTATGACTTAAGTTCTACTTTAGTTCAGACGCAACTTTTACCTGCTTTAAAAACGAATGAAATGGTCCTTACACAGGGCTTTATTGGCGGCACTTCCGAAAATTTTACAACTACCTTAGGAAGAGAGGGAAGTGATTACACGGCAGCCCTGCTGGCTTATTTTACAGATGCCAGGCAGGTTGTAATTTGGAAAGATGTGCCGGGTGTTTTAAACGCAGATCCAAAATATTTTAAGAATACAAAAAAGATAGATGTATTAACCTATCATGACGCGATTGAGTTGACCTATTTTGGAGCGTCAGTTATTCATCCTAAAACAATTAAACCTCTGCAGAATAAAAATATTCCCCTGTACGTAAGGTCTTTTTTAAAGCCTGAAGAGCCTGGAACGCTTATTAAAGATGGCGAAAAAGGAAATACTATTACCAGTTATATTTTTAAAGAGAACCAACTACTTTTATCTATTCAACCTAAAGATTTCAGTTTCATAGCGGAAGATAACCTGAGCGGCATCTTTAATTTATTCTCCAAACACAATGTGCACATTCACATGATGCAGAATTCTGCCATTAGCTTTAGTGTTTGCACGGATAATGATATTCAAAAGATAGAGCCTTTAATAAACGATCTTCAGCAGCATTTTAAAGTTTTGTACAATACAGATGTGCAACTAATGACTATTCGTAATTACGACCAGGAAACCATTGCAAAACTGAGTGAGAACAAATTGATCTTAATAGAGCAGAGAAGCCGAAACACACATCAAATGGTTATGAAAGAGGAGCGCTCCTAG
- the rfbB gene encoding dTDP-glucose 4,6-dehydratase, translating to MKILITGGAGFIGSHVVRLFVNKYPDYTIHNLDKLTYAGNLANLTDIENKPNYTFIKGDIVDAPFINALFLKEQYNAVVHLAAESHVDRSITNPLEFVMTNVIGTVNLLNAAKELYKEDTSKFTKFYHVSTDEVYGALGETGMFTEETSYDPHSPYSASKASSDHFVRAYHDTYGLPVVISNCSNNYGPNHFPEKLIPLCIHNIKMNKPLPIYGKGENVRDWLFVEDHATAIDTVFHKAKLGSTYNIGGHNEWTNIDVIRLLCKVMDKKLGRPEGTNEKLITFVKDRAGHDMRYAIDATKLKEDLGWVPSVTFEQGLDRTVDWYLKNDEWLNNVTSGNYAHYYESQYVKR from the coding sequence ATGAAGATTCTAATTACAGGAGGAGCAGGATTTATCGGATCGCACGTGGTGCGTTTATTCGTAAACAAATATCCAGATTACACTATTCATAATTTAGATAAACTAACTTATGCGGGCAACCTGGCAAACCTTACCGATATTGAGAATAAGCCGAACTATACATTTATTAAGGGCGACATCGTTGATGCTCCTTTTATAAATGCACTCTTTTTAAAAGAGCAATACAATGCAGTAGTTCACCTCGCTGCAGAGAGTCATGTAGACAGAAGCATTACAAATCCTTTAGAGTTTGTGATGACCAATGTTATTGGCACCGTGAATCTTTTAAACGCCGCGAAAGAACTTTACAAAGAAGACACTTCTAAATTCACAAAATTTTATCACGTAAGTACTGACGAGGTATATGGAGCACTGGGCGAAACGGGAATGTTCACAGAAGAGACCTCATACGATCCACATAGTCCCTACTCAGCCTCAAAAGCCAGCAGCGATCATTTTGTGCGTGCTTACCACGACACTTATGGTTTACCTGTGGTGATCTCAAATTGCAGTAATAATTACGGACCAAACCATTTTCCTGAAAAATTAATTCCCCTTTGCATTCACAATATCAAAATGAATAAGCCTCTACCTATTTATGGAAAAGGTGAAAATGTGCGTGACTGGCTCTTTGTAGAGGACCACGCTACGGCAATTGATACTGTTTTTCACAAAGCAAAATTAGGAAGTACTTATAACATTGGCGGTCACAACGAATGGACTAACATTGACGTTATTCGTTTGCTGTGTAAAGTGATGGATAAAAAATTAGGTCGCCCTGAAGGCACTAATGAAAAACTCATCACGTTTGTAAAAGACCGTGCTGGTCACGATATGCGTTATGCTATTGATGCTACTAAATTAAAAGAAGATCTTGGCTGGGTTCCTTCAGTAACATTCGAACAAGGTTTAGACCGCACTGTAGACTGGTATTTGAAAAACGACGAGTGGTTAAATAACGTTACTTCAGGTAACTACGCACATTACTACGAATCACAATACGTAAAGCGTTAA
- a CDS encoding UDP-N-acetyl-D-galactosamine dehydrogenase yields MYTKILKKEATVAVIGLGYVGLPIALAFAKKIKVIGFDIHAGRVDMMKKGIDPSNELTKKDFANADILFTHKLEDLKKANFFIIAVPTPIDEHNLPDLKPLIGASTTVGKVLKKGDYVVYESTVYPGCTEEDCIPVLEQHSGLKFVKDFKVGYSPERINPGDKEHTITKILKIVSGCDKESLENIAKTYEIIVEPGTHRASSIKVAEAAKIIENTQRDVNIALMNELSIIFNKMNINTYDVLAAAGTKWNFLKFSPGLVGGHCIGVDPYYLTHKAESLGYHARVINSGRYVNDSMGFYVAKTCVKKIIAAGKNISKSKVLVMGATFKEDVSDIRNSKVADIVKELKSFGVKVEIVDPHADSEELKHEYGFGLNKLAKGYDGVIVAVNHKEYKTLDEKYFDSILSKKGILVDVKGIYKDKIKTLNYWSL; encoded by the coding sequence ATCTATACTAAAATACTGAAAAAAGAAGCAACGGTAGCAGTTATCGGCCTTGGCTATGTAGGTTTACCTATTGCATTAGCTTTCGCAAAAAAAATCAAAGTCATTGGATTCGATATTCATGCGGGTCGTGTAGATATGATGAAAAAAGGAATTGATCCGAGTAACGAACTCACTAAAAAAGATTTCGCGAACGCTGATATACTTTTCACACATAAACTTGAAGATTTAAAAAAAGCTAACTTTTTTATTATTGCCGTACCTACTCCGATTGATGAGCATAATTTACCTGATTTAAAACCTTTGATTGGTGCTTCTACTACTGTTGGGAAGGTTCTTAAAAAAGGAGATTATGTTGTTTATGAATCTACAGTTTATCCGGGCTGTACGGAAGAGGATTGTATTCCTGTTTTAGAACAACACTCAGGACTAAAATTTGTAAAAGATTTTAAAGTAGGTTATTCTCCTGAGCGTATTAATCCGGGTGATAAAGAACACACCATTACAAAAATTTTAAAAATCGTTTCTGGCTGCGATAAAGAAAGTCTTGAAAACATTGCAAAAACTTACGAGATCATTGTGGAACCAGGCACACACCGCGCCTCAAGTATTAAAGTAGCCGAAGCTGCAAAAATTATTGAGAACACCCAACGTGACGTAAACATTGCTTTGATGAATGAGCTTTCGATCATTTTCAATAAAATGAATATCAACACTTACGATGTTTTAGCAGCGGCCGGAACAAAATGGAATTTCTTAAAATTCTCTCCGGGTTTAGTAGGTGGACATTGCATTGGTGTTGATCCTTATTACCTCACTCACAAAGCCGAATCTTTAGGTTACCACGCACGCGTAATCAATAGCGGACGTTACGTAAACGACAGCATGGGATTTTATGTCGCCAAAACCTGCGTTAAAAAAATCATTGCTGCCGGCAAAAACATTTCAAAATCAAAAGTCCTTGTTATGGGTGCTACATTTAAAGAAGATGTAAGCGACATCCGTAACAGTAAGGTAGCTGACATTGTAAAAGAATTAAAGTCTTTTGGTGTAAAGGTAGAGATCGTTGATCCACATGCTGATTCTGAAGAATTAAAACACGAATATGGTTTTGGTTTAAATAAGCTCGCTAAAGGTTACGACGGGGTAATTGTAGCCGTAAATCATAAGGAATATAAAACCCTTGATGAAAAATACTTCGACTCCATTCTTTCTAAAAAAGGAATTTTAGTAGATGTTAAAGGCATCTATAAAGACAAAATAAAAACTCTTAATTACTGGAGTTTATAA